A window from Chitinophaga filiformis encodes these proteins:
- the tssO gene encoding type VI secretion system TssO produces MRVLNKQERTSAFLWFLLFFVITVGLFVLAVFFNFQVPSRENAALRKQLSAFRQEQAFQGEFLQKMEKVKNNLDSINLPNQNANYMDQVIAQDLVNMRNTIPKESVTHYGLYNNIIQNLLSIQQSKQQMRGLQNAQQTIAELKEKIADLNRELETTRNELDYNRQIMRSR; encoded by the coding sequence ATGCGTGTACTAAACAAACAGGAGAGAACATCCGCCTTCCTATGGTTCCTGCTTTTCTTCGTTATTACTGTAGGGCTTTTTGTGCTGGCCGTATTTTTTAACTTCCAGGTACCTTCACGGGAAAACGCAGCACTGCGCAAGCAATTGAGCGCTTTCCGCCAGGAGCAGGCTTTTCAGGGCGAGTTCCTGCAGAAGATGGAGAAGGTAAAGAATAATCTTGATTCTATTAATCTGCCTAATCAGAATGCCAATTATATGGACCAGGTAATTGCACAGGACCTGGTGAACATGCGTAATACTATCCCGAAAGAATCAGTAACGCACTACGGGCTGTACAATAATATTATTCAGAATTTATTGTCCATTCAACAGAGCAAACAACAAATGAGAGGTTTACAGAATGCACAACAGACTATTGCAGAACTGAAAGAGAAGATCGCAGATCTCAACAGGGAATTGGAAACGACGAGGAATGAACTTGATTATAACAGACAGATAATGAGATCAAGATGA
- the tssD gene encoding type VI secretion system tube protein TssD codes for MSFKSVFEVAGKKMVVKHCSYDLTQEVDATGRPSSITRGGRIRLVVESTGETDLFEWMVNNFERKDGTVTFFKRDSDAELKKLNFKEGYLVKFEESFDADDKSPMTVAFTISARELSMGSGTHINEWV; via the coding sequence ATGTCCTTCAAATCAGTCTTTGAAGTAGCTGGCAAAAAAATGGTAGTAAAACATTGCAGCTACGATCTCACACAGGAAGTAGACGCTACCGGCCGCCCCTCATCAATAACCCGTGGTGGTCGCATCCGTCTTGTTGTTGAATCAACAGGTGAAACAGACCTCTTTGAATGGATGGTGAACAACTTTGAAAGAAAAGATGGCACCGTTACATTCTTCAAGAGAGATTCTGATGCCGAGTTGAAAAAGCTCAATTTTAAAGAAGGTTATCTGGTGAAGTTTGAAGAGTCTTTTGACGCTGATGACAAGAGCCCGATGACCGTTGCATTCACCATTTCTGCCCGGGAATTGAGCATGGGCAGTGGCACCCATATCAACGAATGGGTATGA
- a CDS encoding DUF4407 domain-containing protein, with product MFKRYFFTGLAAGILSGLAAFFYSRIYLAALEVSYGSIVSPASIFSASLFAGMLIALFSFCIDRLFKKEMEALTSLLLAGGTLVSIIIPFMISLPLDVDHPELFPGLVVPMQLFPVLAWFAFKPFFSNSRD from the coding sequence ATGTTTAAAAGATATTTCTTCACCGGATTGGCAGCGGGCATTCTTTCAGGGCTTGCTGCCTTTTTTTATTCCCGCATCTACCTTGCTGCGCTGGAAGTTTCCTATGGCAGTATTGTGTCGCCGGCCAGCATATTCAGCGCCTCCCTGTTTGCCGGTATGTTGATCGCGTTGTTTTCTTTTTGCATAGACCGGCTCTTTAAAAAAGAGATGGAGGCTTTAACAAGCCTGCTGCTTGCCGGCGGTACACTTGTCAGCATTATTATTCCTTTTATGATCAGTCTTCCTTTAGATGTGGACCACCCGGAATTGTTTCCGGGGCTTGTTGTGCCGATGCAGTTGTTTCCTGTGCTGGCCTGGTTTGCGTTCAAACCTTTCTTCAGCAATTCGCGCGATTGA
- a CDS encoding YceI family protein — protein sequence MKKAFYPFAAAIILLASAFTFVSSQNWKIAEGHSIKFSGSGANGIFKDLKGQVIFDEKNLAASKFDVTIDVTSINTGNGLKNTHAKGSKWFDASKYPTIHFVASKVTKTAAGYEAQGELEMHGVKKPFNVPFTFTRNGSGGTFNGNFDVNRVDFGIGEAGGRVDDVFKLNVSVPVTQ from the coding sequence ATGAAAAAGGCATTTTATCCATTTGCAGCTGCCATCATTCTGCTGGCATCCGCTTTCACTTTTGTATCTTCCCAGAACTGGAAGATCGCAGAAGGGCATTCCATTAAATTTTCAGGCTCCGGCGCCAATGGTATCTTTAAAGATCTGAAGGGGCAGGTAATATTTGATGAAAAGAACCTGGCCGCATCCAAATTTGATGTGACTATCGATGTAACTTCCATCAATACCGGCAATGGCCTGAAGAATACACATGCAAAAGGCAGTAAGTGGTTTGATGCTTCGAAATATCCCACCATTCATTTTGTTGCATCAAAAGTGACTAAGACCGCAGCGGGTTATGAAGCGCAGGGAGAACTGGAAATGCATGGTGTAAAGAAACCGTTCAATGTTCCTTTCACTTTCACCAGGAACGGCAGCGGCGGTACTTTCAATGGCAACTTCGATGTAAACCGTGTCGATTTTGGTATCGGAGAAGCCGGAGGCAGGGTTGACGACGTGTTCAAATTAAATGTAAGCGTTCCTGTTACCCAATAA
- a CDS encoding DoxX family protein, whose translation MAFLSGLLSIGLLLLLAGHLFHIPWLQQWQHDAQVAAAVMFVLIGFMHLATPRKLTYMIEGWLPYALELVLISGVLEIILGIGLLIPGLRGYAAWGLIVLLILMFPANIYVAVKQLPAPGGLPAKPWYTWSRLAFQPVYMAWVWWCAFK comes from the coding sequence ATGGCATTCCTTTCGGGACTTTTATCAATAGGACTATTATTACTGCTGGCAGGCCATTTATTCCATATCCCCTGGTTGCAGCAGTGGCAGCATGATGCGCAGGTGGCCGCTGCGGTGATGTTTGTGTTGATAGGCTTCATGCACCTTGCCACGCCGCGCAAGCTGACATACATGATCGAGGGTTGGCTGCCATATGCATTAGAACTGGTACTGATCAGCGGTGTTCTCGAAATAATACTGGGAATTGGATTATTGATCCCCGGCCTTAGGGGCTATGCAGCCTGGGGACTGATCGTATTGCTGATCCTTATGTTCCCGGCGAATATCTATGTGGCGGTAAAACAATTACCTGCTCCCGGCGGACTACCGGCAAAACCCTGGTATACCTGGAGCCGGCTGGCCTTTCAGCCTGTTTATATGGCCTGGGTGTGGTGGTGTGCGTTTAAGTAA
- a CDS encoding Crp/Fnr family transcriptional regulator: protein MPDINEVRQALLQLDKHSADNWHLFEPLLQPVEFSTGSFLAHMGRVSSAIYFISSGIVRVFTVHQDKEVSLDFAFSGQFSTAYASFITQQPSVVSLQAITPVNGFAFYHDDLQELYKRSHAAEHTGRLLAEYQYVRKYQRELAFLQYSARERYLQLLAEHPQVVQHIPVKYIASYLGIAPESLSRIRRELT, encoded by the coding sequence ATGCCAGATATCAACGAGGTAAGACAGGCCTTATTACAGCTTGACAAACATTCGGCGGATAACTGGCACCTATTTGAGCCCTTACTGCAGCCGGTGGAGTTCAGTACCGGTTCTTTTCTTGCGCATATGGGCAGGGTCTCGTCCGCCATCTATTTTATCTCCTCGGGTATTGTAAGGGTATTCACGGTACACCAGGACAAGGAAGTATCCCTCGATTTCGCATTTTCAGGGCAGTTTTCGACCGCCTATGCCTCATTCATTACCCAGCAGCCTTCTGTCGTCTCTTTACAGGCTATAACGCCTGTAAATGGCTTTGCCTTCTATCATGATGATCTCCAGGAATTGTACAAAAGGAGTCATGCTGCAGAACATACCGGCCGTTTACTGGCAGAATACCAGTACGTCCGTAAGTATCAGCGGGAACTGGCCTTTTTACAGTACAGCGCCAGAGAGCGATACCTGCAATTGCTGGCAGAGCATCCGCAGGTAGTACAGCATATCCCCGTAAAGTATATTGCCTCTTACCTGGGTATAGCCCCTGAAAGCCTGAGCCGGATCAGGCGGGAGCTTACTTAA
- the coaA gene encoding type I pantothenate kinase, which yields MTRNNYAPYITISREEWAKRSDDPMLHLLNDIDTLQGLNEPLTMDEITQIYVPLSRLLNLYVSSAQRLHAATNSFLGSQFLKVPFIIGIAGSVAVGKSTTARVLQRLLSAWPNHPKVDLVTTDGFLYPNRVLEQRGIMNRKGFPESYDIRRLIQFLANVKSARERVSAPVYSHLEYDILPNQLQWIESPDIVIVEGVNVLQVRPRQQQREPTIFVSDFFDFSIYVDAELDDLQQWYIARFKSLRQTAFQNPDSYFHRYAHLSDAESEEFATNIWNEINKPNLELNIMPTRFRASLILEKGNHHFVQSLKLRRI from the coding sequence ATGACGAGGAATAATTATGCTCCCTATATTACGATCAGCAGGGAAGAATGGGCAAAAAGGAGTGACGATCCTATGTTACACCTACTGAACGACATCGACACGCTGCAGGGGCTGAACGAGCCGCTGACAATGGACGAGATCACCCAGATATATGTACCGCTTTCCCGCCTGCTGAACCTGTATGTGAGCAGTGCTCAGCGGCTCCATGCTGCCACAAACAGCTTTCTGGGCAGTCAGTTCCTGAAAGTGCCTTTTATTATCGGCATAGCCGGTAGTGTGGCTGTGGGCAAGAGCACAACAGCCCGCGTACTGCAACGTTTGTTGTCAGCGTGGCCCAACCATCCCAAGGTTGACCTGGTCACTACAGACGGCTTCCTTTATCCTAACAGGGTATTGGAACAACGTGGGATCATGAACCGCAAGGGCTTCCCTGAAAGCTACGATATCCGCCGGCTGATACAGTTCCTCGCCAATGTTAAATCTGCCAGGGAGCGGGTTTCCGCGCCGGTGTACAGTCACCTGGAATACGATATCCTGCCCAACCAGCTGCAATGGATCGAATCGCCCGATATCGTGATCGTTGAAGGCGTGAACGTATTGCAGGTAAGGCCGAGACAGCAGCAACGCGAGCCGACTATCTTCGTATCTGACTTCTTTGACTTTTCCATTTATGTGGATGCTGAACTGGATGACCTGCAACAATGGTACATTGCCAGGTTCAAGTCCCTGCGACAAACAGCCTTCCAGAACCCGGACTCCTATTTCCACCGGTATGCACATTTATCTGATGCAGAATCAGAAGAATTTGCCACCAATATCTGGAATGAGATCAATAAGCCCAACCTGGAGCTGAACATCATGCCTACCCGCTTCCGCGCCAGCCTGATACTGGAAAAGGGCAATCACCACTTTGTACAATCGCTGAAACTAAGAAGGATCTGA
- a CDS encoding NAD-dependent succinate-semialdehyde dehydrogenase — translation MSTFRSINPYNQETIAEYAPHTEADIEQRLAWGHQAYRHLSHTSLQERCNWMLTLAGLLKTNVEKHAALITREMGKTLREAKAEVLKCATSAEYYVGHIAEMLQPKLIHSDAQQSYISYDPKGIILAIMPWNFPYWQVFRFAIPNLLAGNTALLKHASNVSGCALAMEDLFLQAGFPEGAFQALLINSKNIEPVIADPRVQGVTLTGSTAAGMSVGALAGKYIKKSVLELGGSDPFIVLKDANLDEAAKTAVKARMQNAGQSCIAAKRWIVEEAVLGDFTDKVSNILGNMRQGDPFSEETDMGPMARPDLAAELAQQLKQTVSQGASLALGGQHQEANFVPTLLTGVQPGMTAFEEETFGPLAVIIKAANEDHAIQLANQTPFGLGSSLWTTDLDKARRLARQIDSGNVFINAMVRSDARLPFGGVKQSGYGRELALEGTHEFLNVKTVYIA, via the coding sequence ATGAGCACCTTCAGAAGTATCAATCCATACAATCAGGAAACAATAGCTGAATATGCCCCTCATACGGAGGCTGATATTGAACAACGGCTTGCATGGGGCCACCAGGCTTACCGTCATCTATCGCATACCAGCCTGCAGGAACGTTGCAACTGGATGCTGACCCTGGCCGGTTTGTTGAAGACGAATGTAGAAAAACATGCTGCCCTCATTACCCGGGAAATGGGAAAAACGCTCAGGGAAGCAAAGGCAGAGGTATTGAAGTGCGCCACATCTGCAGAATACTATGTCGGACATATCGCAGAAATGCTGCAACCCAAACTCATTCACTCGGATGCGCAGCAAAGCTATATATCATATGATCCCAAAGGCATTATACTGGCTATTATGCCCTGGAATTTCCCCTACTGGCAGGTGTTCCGTTTCGCCATTCCCAACCTGCTGGCGGGCAATACGGCCCTCCTGAAACATGCCAGCAATGTAAGCGGTTGCGCACTGGCTATGGAAGACCTGTTCCTGCAGGCAGGATTCCCTGAAGGGGCCTTCCAGGCATTGCTGATCAATTCGAAGAATATTGAACCCGTAATAGCAGATCCACGTGTACAGGGGGTCACCCTTACAGGTAGTACCGCTGCAGGTATGAGCGTCGGGGCCCTGGCAGGGAAATACATCAAAAAATCCGTCCTGGAGCTGGGCGGCAGCGACCCGTTCATTGTGCTGAAAGACGCCAACCTGGATGAAGCCGCTAAAACAGCAGTAAAGGCGCGTATGCAAAACGCAGGACAGTCCTGTATTGCGGCAAAACGCTGGATTGTGGAGGAAGCCGTCCTGGGCGATTTTACTGACAAGGTGAGTAACATTCTCGGCAATATGCGCCAGGGAGACCCTTTCAGCGAGGAAACCGATATGGGACCTATGGCGCGGCCTGACCTCGCCGCAGAACTGGCCCAGCAACTGAAGCAGACTGTCTCCCAGGGCGCCAGCCTGGCATTGGGCGGACAGCACCAGGAGGCCAACTTCGTTCCTACCCTGCTTACCGGCGTACAACCCGGCATGACGGCCTTCGAAGAGGAGACCTTCGGCCCCCTGGCGGTGATCATCAAAGCGGCCAACGAAGACCATGCCATCCAGCTGGCCAACCAGACACCCTTCGGGCTGGGCTCCTCCCTCTGGACCACCGATCTTGATAAGGCCCGGCGACTGGCCCGGCAGATAGACAGCGGGAACGTGTTCATCAATGCCATGGTACGTTCAGACGCGCGCCTGCCCTTCGGAGGCGTGAAACAGTCCGGTTATGGCAGGGAACTGGCGCTCGAAGGCACACATGAATTTTTGAATGTTAAAACGGTTTATATAGCTTAG
- a CDS encoding helix-turn-helix transcriptional regulator: protein MLLLSPSFEFFKDIFSVADVPGRFAGAVIKHSTMVLHGDARKTVFQQKMAAGLFEVFEHQVICEAQEIEVLPTPLKPSLHLHISLDNNNVDAFVNGTESVELKKEEVNLFYLEAINVAIIPKGKHCFFHISFKNDTLFRMLKQPMFKRLLYTIREKIRAAEKSKGGMINEPRQVMLDAYFMMLVQDIRHCRFNEAAAICYREKKAMLMLEHFIRRLLPPREKKIELTTHDIIMLDYVKEYIKWNVHRSLTVKHLSQQFNIGANFLEKGFHQLNGVSVNHFAHLYRMESAAGLLADQEMPLNSIPLLTGYSDFKSFAVVFKKYFNCSPLLFRYT, encoded by the coding sequence ATGTTATTGCTTTCACCATCCTTTGAATTCTTTAAAGACATATTTTCCGTTGCGGATGTTCCCGGGAGATTTGCCGGCGCTGTTATCAAACATTCCACTATGGTGCTGCATGGCGATGCCCGGAAAACGGTTTTCCAGCAGAAGATGGCAGCGGGTCTGTTCGAAGTATTTGAGCACCAGGTCATATGTGAAGCACAGGAAATAGAGGTATTGCCTACTCCATTGAAGCCCTCTCTTCACCTGCATATATCACTGGACAATAATAATGTAGATGCATTTGTAAACGGTACTGAAAGCGTAGAGCTGAAGAAAGAAGAAGTGAACCTCTTTTACCTGGAAGCGATCAACGTTGCAATTATTCCGAAAGGCAAGCATTGTTTTTTCCATATCAGTTTCAAAAATGACACCTTGTTCCGGATGCTAAAGCAACCCATGTTTAAACGGCTGTTGTATACTATCAGGGAGAAGATACGGGCGGCAGAAAAGAGCAAGGGCGGGATGATCAATGAGCCGCGCCAGGTAATGCTGGACGCCTATTTTATGATGCTGGTACAGGACATCCGGCATTGCCGTTTTAACGAGGCAGCGGCCATCTGTTACCGGGAGAAAAAGGCGATGCTGATGCTGGAGCATTTCATACGGCGGCTGTTACCGCCCAGGGAGAAGAAGATCGAACTGACAACACATGATATCATTATGCTGGACTATGTGAAAGAATACATCAAATGGAATGTACACAGGTCGCTTACTGTTAAGCATCTGAGTCAGCAATTCAATATCGGCGCTAACTTCCTGGAAAAAGGTTTCCATCAGCTGAATGGCGTTTCGGTCAATCATTTCGCCCACCTTTACCGTATGGAAAGCGCCGCCGGGCTGCTGGCCGATCAGGAGATGCCATTGAACAGCATTCCCTTGTTGACCGGTTACAGCGACTTCAAATCTTTTGCTGTTGTCTTCAAAAAGTATTTCAATTGCAGCCCTTTGCTGTTCCGTTATACCTGA
- a CDS encoding TonB-dependent receptor domain-containing protein, producing the protein MKSTSSLIRIVLLLLCLYVPLTAVYAQKQRITGKVTDATTGVPLEGITVRVKQGASGTLTGKDGTFSIEAKSDDVLELSAIGFRALSVPINGRTTVDIQLVSTVSELSQVVLVGTRSGGRAKIETPVPVDVISLSQAAYPTAKMDLTALLNVSAPSFNYNKQSGSDGADQIDLATLRGLGPDQTLVLVNGKRRHQTAFVAVYGTRGRGNSGTDLNAIPEAAIDRVEILRDGASAQYGSDAIAGVINIILKKEVNHLYVNAGYAGYYDHKYNTYFGKELNQYKNNGAIDGNAVSVGLSYGVPLGKNGGFLNFSGNFQKQGKTFRQVLDTNLAHADALPVNVVRRSYGDASKTTGGGMLNLELPFSDGRTTFYAFGGYNHKFSDAYAYTRHFNGNNPSSSGHPDRFPTDANGKLIFYQDIMYPVTSPGGLPNDTVFDPHIQNKIDDWSAAAGIKGEFGNGWTWDLSNVLGRNNFHFFGDKTFNASMGANTPTHFDDGGFSFLQNTANLTLGKELPGVAAGLHLALGAEYRYENYKIYAGEEASYRNYDPTFFKATGAQGFPGYRPSDEVDANRSNIAGFVDAELDVTKKWLIGAAIRAENYSDFGFTSNYKFATRYKVTSNFNLRGSVSTGFRAPSLQQINFSSQYTNVQGGTITEVKIAPNTNSITRAAGIPDLKQEKSVNASLGFTWKPLSALSVTVDGYLVKVKDRIVLSGQFSAGDTTLSQELYNTLNQLHIDNAQFFANAVNTTNTGIDVVIDYNKRWANQRFRALVAANFQHMKIDKINVPERLNDSYLHRKSFFSDREERFVLASAPPVKIGLNLDYGIDKFGVSAHVTYFGKVELYGYGWSGDLAGTGINPVVGLDSDPDKLVPELFKYKGKAVTDLAVNYKFTKQLNWFIGADNIFNVHPSLGVVNGARLSAYDSESGGAWDAVQMGFNGIRLFTRFVLTL; encoded by the coding sequence ATGAAGTCAACCAGTAGTCTAATTCGTATTGTACTCTTATTATTATGCCTGTATGTACCATTAACGGCGGTGTATGCCCAGAAGCAAAGAATAACCGGTAAAGTCACGGATGCCACCACAGGAGTACCACTCGAAGGAATCACTGTGAGGGTGAAACAGGGCGCTTCCGGTACATTGACGGGCAAGGATGGGACCTTTTCCATTGAAGCAAAGTCAGATGATGTGCTGGAACTCAGTGCAATTGGTTTCAGGGCCTTATCTGTACCCATAAACGGCCGCACCACGGTGGATATTCAACTTGTGTCCACCGTATCGGAGCTGAGCCAGGTGGTGCTGGTAGGTACCCGTTCCGGAGGACGGGCAAAGATCGAGACCCCTGTTCCGGTGGATGTCATTTCCCTCAGTCAGGCGGCTTATCCTACTGCCAAGATGGACCTGACAGCACTGCTGAACGTGTCTGCACCTTCTTTTAACTATAACAAGCAAAGTGGTAGTGACGGCGCTGACCAGATAGACCTCGCCACACTCCGTGGCCTGGGGCCGGATCAGACCCTCGTGCTTGTGAACGGCAAACGCCGTCACCAGACAGCCTTTGTGGCCGTATACGGTACACGTGGGCGTGGTAATTCCGGGACTGACCTGAATGCCATTCCCGAGGCAGCGATTGACCGTGTAGAGATACTCCGCGACGGTGCTTCCGCTCAATATGGGTCAGACGCTATCGCCGGTGTGATCAACATCATTCTGAAGAAAGAGGTGAACCACCTGTATGTAAATGCCGGTTATGCCGGTTATTATGACCATAAATACAATACTTACTTTGGTAAGGAATTAAATCAATACAAGAACAACGGTGCGATAGACGGTAACGCAGTTTCTGTCGGACTAAGTTATGGTGTGCCTCTGGGCAAGAACGGCGGCTTCCTGAACTTCTCCGGTAACTTCCAGAAGCAGGGCAAAACCTTCCGCCAGGTGCTGGATACCAACCTGGCCCACGCCGATGCCTTGCCTGTTAACGTGGTAAGAAGGTCTTATGGCGATGCGTCCAAAACTACCGGTGGCGGCATGCTGAACCTGGAGTTGCCCTTCTCGGATGGCCGTACCACCTTTTATGCCTTCGGCGGATATAATCATAAGTTTTCCGATGCCTATGCTTATACCAGGCATTTCAACGGAAATAACCCCAGCTCCAGCGGGCATCCCGACCGTTTCCCGACAGACGCGAACGGGAAATTGATCTTCTACCAGGATATTATGTACCCGGTTACATCTCCCGGTGGTTTGCCTAACGACACAGTGTTTGATCCGCATATTCAGAACAAGATCGACGACTGGTCAGCAGCTGCTGGTATTAAAGGCGAATTTGGCAACGGCTGGACCTGGGATCTGAGCAATGTGCTGGGCCGCAATAATTTTCACTTCTTTGGCGATAAGACCTTTAATGCCTCCATGGGCGCTAACACGCCTACCCATTTTGACGATGGCGGATTTTCTTTCCTGCAGAATACAGCTAACCTGACCCTGGGTAAGGAGCTCCCTGGCGTAGCAGCAGGCTTGCACCTGGCCCTTGGCGCAGAGTACAGGTATGAGAATTATAAGATCTATGCAGGTGAGGAAGCTTCTTACAGAAACTATGATCCTACTTTCTTCAAGGCTACCGGCGCACAGGGTTTCCCTGGCTACCGCCCTTCCGATGAAGTGGATGCTAACCGTTCCAATATTGCCGGTTTTGTGGATGCGGAACTGGACGTAACAAAGAAATGGCTGATAGGGGCTGCTATACGTGCGGAGAACTATAGCGATTTTGGTTTTACCAGCAATTATAAGTTTGCCACCCGTTATAAAGTAACGTCCAATTTTAATCTCCGTGGTTCTGTCAGCACTGGTTTCCGTGCTCCTTCGCTACAGCAGATCAATTTTAGTTCCCAGTACACTAACGTACAAGGGGGAACTATTACTGAAGTAAAGATCGCTCCCAATACCAACAGTATTACCAGGGCGGCAGGTATTCCTGACCTGAAACAGGAAAAATCAGTGAACGCAAGCCTGGGCTTTACCTGGAAACCATTGAGCGCATTGTCAGTAACAGTGGATGGTTACCTTGTAAAGGTAAAAGACAGGATCGTGTTGTCTGGTCAGTTCAGCGCCGGCGATACTACCTTGTCCCAGGAACTGTACAATACGCTGAACCAGCTGCATATAGATAATGCACAGTTCTTTGCCAATGCGGTAAATACGACCAACACCGGTATAGACGTGGTGATCGACTATAACAAACGTTGGGCGAACCAGCGCTTCCGGGCATTGGTAGCGGCTAACTTCCAGCACATGAAGATCGATAAGATCAATGTACCGGAAAGACTGAATGACTCTTATCTGCATAGAAAATCTTTCTTCAGCGACCGTGAGGAGCGTTTTGTACTGGCATCTGCGCCTCCGGTAAAAATTGGCCTGAACCTCGACTATGGCATCGACAAGTTTGGTGTAAGCGCTCACGTGACCTATTTCGGTAAAGTAGAACTGTATGGTTATGGCTGGAGCGGAGACCTGGCTGGTACGGGTATTAATCCGGTTGTAGGCCTGGACAGCGATCCTGACAAACTCGTACCTGAGTTATTCAAATACAAAGGCAAGGCTGTAACAGACCTGGCTGTAAATTATAAATTCACCAAACAACTGAACTGGTTCATTGGTGCTGATAATATCTTCAATGTACACCCTTCACTGGGCGTTGTAAATGGAGCCAGGTTATCAGCTTACGACAGCGAGAGCGGTGGCGCATGGGATGCAGTGCAGATGGGCTTCAATGGTATCCGTCTCTTTACGCGTTTTGTGCTGACATTATAA
- the pyk gene encoding pyruvate kinase: MSTKDLSKYVHKQMDHEASRAHSQHKTKIVATVGPACDTYEGLLALVRAGVNVFRLNFSHGSHEDKLRIIQYIRQINKTEPYNVAILADLQGPKLRVGEIENNALPLVAGQILTFVNEKVVGNAVKIYVSYADLHKDVKPGQKILLDDGKIETVVREITAEGEIKAEVTLPGVLSSKKGFNLPDTKVSLPALTEKDIVDLEFIIDHECDWVALSFVRHVDDLQLIRKRLKERNSKMKVISKIEKPEAIANLKEIIWESDGVMIARGDLGVELPVEQIPMIQKDIIRKCIHRAKPVIVATQMMESMIDRTRPNRSEITDVANAVLEGADAVMLSGETATGQFPELVIQTMRKIIGEVEKEDIIYNRNLIPHRHSPTFLSDALCYNACKMAEDLDADALIGMTQSGYTGFMLSSYRPRSPLFIFTKEKTLVNQLSLSWGVRAFFYDGEESLDGIISDQINILKERGFVKPADIVVNTGSTPVAEHLPTNTIKISTVAE, from the coding sequence ATGAGTACAAAAGATTTATCAAAATACGTACACAAACAGATGGATCATGAAGCTTCCCGTGCGCATTCCCAGCACAAAACCAAAATCGTAGCAACTGTCGGCCCTGCCTGCGATACCTATGAAGGCTTACTTGCATTAGTAAGAGCCGGCGTTAACGTGTTCCGTCTGAACTTTTCACATGGCTCTCACGAGGATAAACTGCGTATTATCCAGTATATCCGTCAGATCAACAAAACTGAGCCTTACAACGTAGCCATCCTGGCTGACCTGCAAGGCCCTAAACTGCGTGTTGGTGAGATCGAGAACAATGCATTACCATTGGTAGCTGGTCAGATCCTGACCTTCGTGAACGAGAAAGTAGTGGGTAACGCTGTAAAGATCTATGTATCCTACGCAGACCTGCATAAAGACGTTAAACCAGGACAGAAGATCCTCCTGGATGACGGTAAAATTGAAACAGTAGTAAGAGAGATCACTGCCGAAGGCGAGATCAAAGCTGAAGTAACCCTGCCAGGTGTATTGTCTTCCAAGAAAGGCTTCAACCTGCCAGACACCAAAGTTTCCCTGCCGGCACTGACCGAAAAAGATATCGTGGACCTGGAATTCATCATCGATCACGAATGTGACTGGGTTGCCCTGTCCTTCGTTAGACACGTAGATGACCTCCAGCTGATCCGCAAACGCCTGAAAGAACGCAATTCCAAAATGAAGGTGATCTCCAAGATCGAGAAACCTGAAGCTATTGCTAACCTGAAGGAAATTATCTGGGAAAGCGACGGCGTAATGATCGCCCGTGGCGACCTGGGTGTGGAACTGCCTGTAGAGCAGATCCCAATGATCCAGAAAGATATCATCCGTAAATGTATCCACCGTGCCAAGCCTGTAATCGTGGCTACGCAGATGATGGAAAGCATGATAGACCGTACCCGTCCTAACCGTAGTGAGATCACTGACGTGGCTAACGCGGTACTGGAAGGGGCTGACGCCGTAATGCTGAGTGGTGAAACCGCAACAGGTCAGTTCCCTGAGCTGGTGATCCAGACCATGAGAAAGATCATCGGTGAAGTTGAGAAAGAAGACATCATCTACAACCGTAACCTGATCCCTCACCGTCACTCTCCTACCTTCCTGAGCGATGCACTGTGTTACAACGCCTGTAAGATGGCAGAAGACCTGGATGCTGATGCGCTGATCGGTATGACCCAGAGCGGTTACACCGGTTTCATGCTGAGCAGCTACCGTCCGCGTTCTCCGCTGTTTATCTTCACCAAGGAAAAAACACTGGTAAATCAGCTGAGCCTGAGCTGGGGCGTACGCGCCTTCTTCTATGATGGCGAAGAAAGCCTGGACGGCATCATCTCCGACCAGATCAATATCCTGAAAGAAAGAGGCTTTGTAAAACCTGCTGACATTGTAGTGAACACAGGCAGCACGCCAGTAGCAGAGCACCTGCCTACCAACACGATCAAGATCTCTACTGTTGCTGAATAA